The sequence below is a genomic window from Nitrospirota bacterium.
CGCGGCACATTCGTCAGCCGCCACAGCCGCTGCAGATCCTCCGCTGGATCCACCGGGCACACATTGCACATTCCAGGGATTGCGGCTGGGCCCCACGGCGGAATTCTCGGTTGAGGAACCCATCGCAAATTCATCCAGGTTAGTCTTTCCGAGGAGCAGATACCCCTGCGCACGCAATTTGGCGATCACGGTCGCATCGTAGGGTGGGACAAAGTTTCCAAGGATCCGGGATGCGCAGGTCGTGAGCACCCCCTCGGTGCAGATGTTGTCTTTGATCGCCAGCGGCATACCCATCATCGGCAATGTCTTGCGCCACCCTTTTAAGGAAGCATCAAGCGCGCCTGCTTGCGCCAACGCCGCATCCTTGGCCAGGGTGATGTAGGCTTTCACTTTGGACTCCACCTGACCGATCCGCAATCCATAGTCGCGAACGATCTCCGCCGCCGTGACTGCGCCGGCGGTGAACTTTTCATGGAGATCGAAAAGTGAAAGTGTGTGAATCGACATCAGTGCTTCGTCTTCCCTGCCACAATCCGGTTTTTCTCGTTGACCCGGACGATCTTGGGCGCATGCCGTTTGATTTCCTCTTCCGCGTAATACTCGTAACAGAAGATGATAATCTGATCGCGCACGGCGCCTTTCCTTGCCGTCGGCCCATTGAGGATGATCTCACCAGCGCCGCGTTTTCCCGCCACGGCATAGGTCATAAAACGCTCGCCATTATTCAGGTTTGAACAGATGATTGCTTCATAGGGCAAAATTCCCGCTGCATCCATCAGATCCTCGTCGATCGTCAGGCTGCCTTCGTAATCGAGACAGGACTCGGTGACCGTGGCCCGATGAATTTTCGACCGCAACATTTGCCTGAACATTCAGACCTCGTTTAAAGGGGTTGCCGATCTTCGATAATTTTTGGCACAACAAAAAATCCGTCGACCGACTCCGGTGCATTGGCCACGGCAGACTCGACCGACAGGGATGGCCGTACATCATCCGGACGAAACACATTCGTGTGCCCCGGCATGGTCGCTGTCGGCTCTACGCCTCTGGTATCGTACTGTTTCAAGGTTTCCACATGCGTGAGGATCTGGCTCAACTGTTTCGCAAACGCAGCCTTCTCACCATCCGTCAAGGCAAGCCTGGCCAAGTTTGCCACCTTCTCGACTTCTTGCTGCGTAATTTCCACTCTGTTCTTCCCTTCCCCTCTTTAAGGATGTTCAAAATGGTCTTCCAGCAAGGCCGCAGGAAGTCCGGCGACTGAGTCGTATTCCTTTCCCACCCGCCCACCCCGAGCTGCCAAGACAGCTCTGTCACCGGGGGGTACGTCGCAGGGAGACGGACGACCGAGAACGCCGCTGGAAGCCATTTTCAACATCCGACTCATTCTACCGTGACGCTTTTTGCTAGATTCCGTGGCTGATCCACATCCGCACCACACAGCAAGGCAATATGGTAGGCCAAGAGCTGCAATGGAATCGTAAACAAAATCGGTGAGAGCAACGGATGGGTATCGGGAATCGTGAACACTGAGTCGGCGAACTTTCCTAACTCGCGCTCGCCTTCCGCCACAAGTGCAATCACCGGCGCATGTCTGGCCTTCACTTCCATTAGATTGCTCACGGTCTTTTCGTACAACCGGTCCTTCGGCGCCAACACGACTACCGGCATGTCCTTATCGATGAGCGCGATCGGACCGTGCTTCATCTCTCCCGCTGCGTAGCCTTCCGCATGGATGTAGGATACTTCTTTCAGCTTCAACGCCCCTTCGAGCGCGATCGGAAAATTGATGCCGCGACCAAGGAACAAGAAGTTGCGTTTCTTATGATACCGTTTGGCAATCGCGACAATCTCCGCTTCGCGACCGAGCACCCGCTTGACCAACACCGGAAGTCGGACCAGCCGATCGAGCCAGGCTTTGCCGTCGGCAATGGACAGGGTTCCGCGTACACGGCCCAAATGCAAGGCCAGCATGTAGAGCGCAGTCAGTTGCGCCGTAAACGCCTTGGTCGAGGCGACACCGATTTCAGGCCCACAATGAGTGTAGAGGACACCGTCCGACTCGCGGGCCAGCGTGCTGCCCACCACGTTCACGATCGAGACGACACGGGCCCCTTTCTCCTTCGCTTCACGCGCGGCAGCCAGCGTGTCCGCCGTCTCGCCGGACTGCGAAATTGTGATGAAAAGATCGTCTTTACCGACCAGCGGATCGCGGTAGCGGAATTCGCTGCCGATGTCGACCTGCACCGGCGTACGGACCATCTCCTCCAGCAAATACCTTCCTACCAGCCCCGCATGCCACGAGGTACCGCAAGCCACGATCCAGATGCGGCCGACTGCGGCAAACTGCTTGGGCGTCAATCCAATATCGGGCAAATCGGCCTCGCCGGTATCGTAGGAATAGCGCCCGCGCATCGTGTCGAGGATCGTTTGTGGCTGTTCATGGATCTCCTTCAGCATGAAGTGTGGAAACCCGCTCTTTTCCGCTGCGGAGGCATCCCAGGTAATCTTCGTCAATTTCCGTTTGACAGGCTGTCCCTCGATATCGATGAAACGGATGTCTGTCGAGGTCACAACCGCCACATCGCCCTCTTCGAGATAGGTCACGTCACGGGTATGAGCGAGCATCGCCATCACATCGGATGCAACGAAACAGGCCTTTGCGGCCGTTCCTACAACGAGCGGGCATCCTGCGCGAGTTGCGATCATCATTCCCGGCTCCCGCTCAGAAATGACGGCAAGCGCATAACTTCCGCGCACGTCCTTGGTGGCAGCTCGTACCGCTTCGGCCAACTTCATGCCTTGCTCGAGATATCGATCGATCAGATGCGCCACGACTTCCGTGTCCGTTTCCGAATGAAACTTATACCCCTCTTTCTCCAATTGCTGTTTCAACGGCTGGTAATTTTCGATGATGCCATTGTGCACAAGCACGCAGCCTTTCGAACGGTGCGGGTGGGCATTTTGCTCCGAGGGCTTCCCGTGCGTCGCCCAGCGCGTATGACCGATTCCCACGGTGCCGTTGATCGCTTTCTCTTTGAGTGACTTCTGAAGATTGGAGAGTTTACCGACCGCGCGCCGGACCTCTATCTTCCCGCCTTGCGACACCGCGACGCCGGAGGAGTCGTAGCCCCGATATTCCAACTTGGCAAGACCCTCGATGAGAATCGGCACCGCCTCCTGATTACCCACATATCCGACAATCCCACACATATTTAACCTCTAAGCCGTTTCTTTACTTGCTTACCACTTGGAGCCTGCGACAGTGTCCTTGTAAGGCGTGAGGCGTCAGGCGTCAGGCGAGTGGACTTCGATTCACCTTTTACGTCTAACGCTTCACGGGTTACCCCGGTCTGTAATGCCCGCCGGCGCGCGGCCCACCCTGCACGATTGACTTGGGGCACCCGCGCAATCACTAAGGCATCCTCCGGCACGTCTTCGGTGACCGTCGTGCCCGCTGCAATGACGGCTCCCGCTCCCACCGTCACCGGGGCAATCAACTGGGTATCACTGCCGAGAAAGACCCCGTCTCCGATCACCGTCTCAAACTTTCTCAGGCCATCGTAGTTGCACGTGATGGTGCCGGCGCCGATGTTGACTCCTTTGCCGATCTTGGCATCCCCCAGGTAACTCAGATGGTTCGCCTTCGATCCTTCGCCCAGATCAGTCTTTTTCATCTCGACAAAGTTTCCGACCTTGGCCTTCTTCCGCACAATGACACCG
It includes:
- a CDS encoding aspartate 1-decarboxylase; this encodes MFRQMLRSKIHRATVTESCLDYEGSLTIDEDLMDAAGILPYEAIICSNLNNGERFMTYAVAGKRGAGEIILNGPTARKGAVRDQIIIFCYEYYAEEEIKRHAPKIVRVNEKNRIVAGKTKH
- the gatC gene encoding Asp-tRNA(Asn)/Glu-tRNA(Gln) amidotransferase subunit GatC; the encoded protein is MEITQQEVEKVANLARLALTDGEKAAFAKQLSQILTHVETLKQYDTRGVEPTATMPGHTNVFRPDDVRPSLSVESAVANAPESVDGFFVVPKIIEDRQPL
- the glmS gene encoding glutamine--fructose-6-phosphate transaminase (isomerizing), with product MCGIVGYVGNQEAVPILIEGLAKLEYRGYDSSGVAVSQGGKIEVRRAVGKLSNLQKSLKEKAINGTVGIGHTRWATHGKPSEQNAHPHRSKGCVLVHNGIIENYQPLKQQLEKEGYKFHSETDTEVVAHLIDRYLEQGMKLAEAVRAATKDVRGSYALAVISEREPGMMIATRAGCPLVVGTAAKACFVASDVMAMLAHTRDVTYLEEGDVAVVTSTDIRFIDIEGQPVKRKLTKITWDASAAEKSGFPHFMLKEIHEQPQTILDTMRGRYSYDTGEADLPDIGLTPKQFAAVGRIWIVACGTSWHAGLVGRYLLEEMVRTPVQVDIGSEFRYRDPLVGKDDLFITISQSGETADTLAAAREAKEKGARVVSIVNVVGSTLARESDGVLYTHCGPEIGVASTKAFTAQLTALYMLALHLGRVRGTLSIADGKAWLDRLVRLPVLVKRVLGREAEIVAIAKRYHKKRNFLFLGRGINFPIALEGALKLKEVSYIHAEGYAAGEMKHGPIALIDKDMPVVVLAPKDRLYEKTVSNLMEVKARHAPVIALVAEGERELGKFADSVFTIPDTHPLLSPILFTIPLQLLAYHIALLCGADVDQPRNLAKSVTVE